A genomic segment from Nymphalis io chromosome 7, ilAglIoxx1.1, whole genome shotgun sequence encodes:
- the LOC126769734 gene encoding probable cytochrome P450 301a1, mitochondrial yields MQTIKPLEINNDMIKTQPKKATIDEATRVNNGVGDVSTALPRIVPMVLNTKEPIVLPFDEVPGPKSLKYLSICRNYITEIGTQITAGFLTFGLNIGTILANRRTTRSFSNLFEKYGPVVRFVSPVGSDIVLINHPDHIQKVFSMEGEYPVRSTLQSLEKYRTEHKNHIFGGLYTVHGHDWVRQRSVMYNPAHNAFVPHAQNINDVCEKFTQKIYNIRNYQDEISKDLHKEIHKWSFDCMGLIMFSKNFQLLETELVYSQCDASWMYHSLEKATDAIIKCETGIHFWKFFTTPAWYSLVKYCDNLDNLIGKYILDIEQEIATKVQDEHNISPKSLTSAMLLSEEKFNAEDISTILMDMMLIGVNTITSSMAFLLYNIAKHQKNQRLLYQEVGNLYQNVNDIENIKENTPYLQACIKETLRLVPPIPLLTRILSRNITLDNYNIPRGTMIIMSTQDTSLKEGNFDDATKFCPERWLKPEAKNYHTFASIPFGYGARKCVGQNVAETMISLLTIKVLQKYRLEYHYGDVQPSHGFITRPNRPLKIRFIDRM; encoded by the exons ATGCAGACAATAAAACCGTTAGAAATAAACAACGATATGATAAAAACTCAACCTAAAAAGGCGACAATAGACGAAGCAACTCGAGTAAACAATGGAGTAGGAGATGTTTCTACTGCTTTACCTCGTATAGTGCCAATGGTTTTAAATACTAAAGAACCTATAGTATTGCCCTTTGATGAAGTTCCAGGACCAAAGTcgttgaaatatttatcaatatgtcGTAACTATATAACGGAAATTGGAACTCAAATtactgctggttttttaacTTTCGGTCTCAATATTG gaACAATCTTAGCTAATAGAAGAACTACACGTAGTTTTTCCAATCTTTTTGAAAAATACGGTCCCGTGGTACGATTCGTCAGCCCCGTCGGAAGCGACATCGTGCTCATCAACCACCCTGACCACATCCAGAAAGTGTTCAGCATGGAAGGAGAATATCCTGTTAGATCGACGTTGCAATCGCTAGAGAAATATCGAACTGAACACAAAAACCATATTTTTGGTGGACTTTATACTGT acatgGTCATGATTGGGTACGACAAAGATCAGTGATGTACAATCCCGCACATAATGCGTTCGTCCCACACGCCCAGAACATTAATGATGTGTGCGAAAAGTTCACACAAAAGATTTACAATATAAGAAATTATCAGGATGAAATATCGAAGGATCTACATAAGGAAATACATAAATGGTCATTCGATTGTATGG GACTAATAATGTTCTCAAAGAATTTCCAACTGTTAGAAACGGAGTTAGTGTATAGTCAGTGTGACGCGTCATGGATGTACCACAGCTTGGAGAAGGCAACTGATGCAATCATTAAATGTGAAACGGGTATACACTTTTGGAAGTTCTTTACTACACCAGCTTGGTATTCTCTGGTCAAGTATTGTGACAATCTGGAcaa CCttattggaaaatatattttggatataGAACAAGAGATTGCTACGAAGGTCCAGGACGagcataatatta GTCCGAAATCTCTAACTAGCGCAATGTTGCTAAGCGAGGAAAAGTTTAATGCGGAAGATATCTCTACAATTTTGATGGATATGATGCTCATTGGCGTCAATAcg ATTACATCTTCAATGgcattcttattatataacatcgcGAAACATCAAAAGAATCAAAGGTTGCTCTACCAAGAAGTAGGGAACTTGTATCAAAATGTAAACGACATCGAAAATATTAAAGAGAATACTCCGTATTTACAAGCGTGTATCAAAGAGACATTGAG ATTGGTTCCTCCAATTCCACTGCTGACAAGAATTCTCTCTAGGAATATAACATTGGATAATTACAA tattccaCGAGGAACAATGATAATAATGTCGACACAAGATACTTCACTCAAAGAAGGTAACTTTGATGACGCTACAAAGTTCTGCCCTGAGAGATGGCTGAAGCCTGAGGCTAAGAATTACCACACATTTGCTTCAATACCATTTGGGTATGGAGCTAGGAAATGTGTTGGGCAAAATGTAGCTGAAACTATGATATCTCTTTTAACAATTAAG gtattacaaaaatacagaCTTGAGTATCATTATGGTGATGTGCAGCCGTCACATGGTTTTATTACAAGGCCAAATAGaccattaaaaataagatttattgatAGAATgtaa
- the LOC126769643 gene encoding protein lin-52 homolog: MAAKQNSLINEAQTTSEYIPLTSLEESLLSLEKLDRASPELWPEQIPGVSEFAALQNPNQSPPSWNKGLTKDDYNYMQQLGSLTTSSLIMEVKKLHDLAYQLGLEEAKEMTRGKYLNIFSSRRQR; encoded by the exons ATGGCCGCGAAAcaaaattctttaataaatgaag CCCAAACTACATCTGAATATATTCCTCTGACGTCGTTAGAAGAAAGCTTACTAAGCTTAGAGAAGCTAGATCGAGCTTCCCCAGAGTTGTGGCCTGAACAAA TCCCTGGGGTGTCAGAGTTCGCAGCTTTGCAAAACCCTAACCAATCGCCTCCGTCATGGAATAAAGGACTTACCAAAGACGACTACAATTATATGCAAC AGCTGGGATCATTAACTACAAGTAGCCTCATCATGGAGGTAAAGAAACTTCATGATCTTGCTTATCAACTAGGTTTGGAAGAAGCAAAGGAGATGACAAGGgggaaatacttaaatatattctctTCTAGACGCCAGAGATAA
- the LOC126769638 gene encoding probable N-acetyltransferase san, whose protein sequence is MTRAKIELGDVTQHNIKQLKKLNTVVFPVSYNDKFYKDVLEAGELAKLAYYNDIVVGAVCCRIDTSENSRRLYIMTLGCLYPYRRLGIGTLMVEHVLKYVEQDGNFDSIFLHVQVNNEGAIDFYKKFGFEIVETKEHYYKRIEPADAHVLQKTIRQPQSPPMLNGTVPHAKTNGHD, encoded by the exons atgacaAG AGCTAAAATAGAACTTGGCGATGTGACACagcataatattaaacaattaaagaaGTTGAATACAGTCGTGTTTCCAGTTTCCTACAACGACAAATTTTACAAAGATGTTTTAGAGGCTGGCGAACTGGCAAAACTCGCTTATTACAATGATATCGTGGTTGGAGCAGTCTGTTGTAGAATAGATACGTCGGAGAATTCCCGACGATTGTACATAATGACACTGGGGTGCTTATACCCTTACAGAAGACTTGGAATAGGCACTCTAATGGTGGAACATGTGCTCAAGTATGTTGAACAGGATGGCAATTTTGACAGCATTTTCTT gcATGTACAAGTTAACAATGAAGGTGCAATAGATTTTTACAAGAAATTTGGATTTGAAATTGTCGAGACAAAAGAGCATTACTACAAAAGAATAGAGCCAGCTGATGCACATGTTCTGCAAAAAACAATAAGGCAACCACAATCGCCGCCAATGCTGAATGGAACTGTCCCTCATGCGAAAACCAATGGACATGATTGA